The Verrucomicrobium spinosum DSM 4136 = JCM 18804 genome includes a region encoding these proteins:
- a CDS encoding LamG-like jellyroll fold domain-containing protein, whose protein sequence is MSLTHLPLLAALGLGLLHAIAIGAEPGKVPPTAAAPGKGNTSELAATNAQRAVLETPGIAAFWDFREDPGNKRISLAPGAHAMEEMAGPVAREADGPFGTALHIKSGQWLRIPRDQLGSLNIHGPRAQVTVMAWVRRERPHAWQAIAGVWDESRKKRQYCLFLNAASRTDHRTMKRKPSKDLFQGHVSSVGGPTPGEEFCITYASSGSVVAMEGWHCLTLTYDAREVRLYLDGRFDASEGSNPFPYAEGLFDGGEGGAEFTVGSVSVRGRPGNFFGGRLGGLAVFQRALSAEEIAALHTATALTKAPE, encoded by the coding sequence ATGAGCCTGACTCATCTCCCCTTACTGGCCGCCCTTGGCCTTGGCCTTCTCCACGCGATCGCCATCGGCGCGGAGCCTGGCAAGGTTCCCCCAACCGCTGCAGCACCTGGGAAAGGCAACACCTCAGAACTTGCGGCAACGAACGCGCAGCGCGCCGTCCTGGAGACGCCGGGGATCGCGGCCTTCTGGGACTTTCGTGAGGATCCAGGAAACAAACGCATCTCCCTGGCTCCCGGTGCTCACGCCATGGAGGAGATGGCCGGGCCCGTGGCAAGGGAGGCGGACGGCCCCTTCGGCACCGCGCTTCACATCAAGTCCGGCCAGTGGCTGCGCATCCCGAGGGACCAGCTTGGTTCGTTGAACATACATGGTCCCAGGGCGCAGGTCACGGTCATGGCATGGGTAAGGCGGGAGCGACCTCACGCCTGGCAGGCCATCGCTGGCGTGTGGGACGAGTCTCGCAAGAAGCGGCAGTACTGCCTCTTTCTCAATGCCGCCTCCCGTACTGACCACCGCACCATGAAACGCAAACCGAGCAAAGACCTCTTCCAGGGCCATGTGTCCAGCGTGGGCGGCCCTACGCCCGGCGAGGAGTTCTGCATCACCTACGCTTCCAGCGGGTCTGTGGTCGCCATGGAGGGGTGGCACTGCCTCACCCTCACCTATGACGCCAGAGAGGTACGCCTGTACCTGGACGGCAGGTTTGACGCCTCTGAAGGCAGCAACCCCTTCCCCTATGCGGAAGGTCTCTTTGACGGCGGGGAGGGCGGTGCCGAGTTCACCGTCGGCAGCGTGTCGGTGCGCGGCAGGCCGGGGAACTTCTTCGGCGGTCGGCTGGGAGGCCTCGCCGTCTTCCAGCGTGCCCTCAGCGCAGAGGAAATCGCCGCCCTCCACACCGCCACCGCGCTCACAAAAGCACCAGAGTAA
- a CDS encoding response regulator, with translation MPVTPSPPLDQHVVSIAVVDDHSIICAVFRSIAEDSPGLAFAWSAPDVRQGAASLQRELPDILVVDVNLPDGSGYDLARQALQEHRNLKVLVVSTNEGRAYAEQAHKAGARGYVNKNTSPEELLHAINTIRSGGTYFNPALKEPGLA, from the coding sequence ATGCCCGTCACACCGTCTCCACCGTTAGACCAGCACGTTGTTTCCATTGCCGTGGTGGACGACCACTCCATTATTTGCGCTGTATTTCGCAGCATTGCCGAGGACAGTCCAGGTCTGGCTTTTGCCTGGAGTGCGCCGGATGTGCGCCAGGGCGCGGCTTCCCTGCAACGGGAACTGCCAGACATCCTGGTGGTGGATGTGAATCTGCCGGATGGAAGCGGTTATGATCTGGCACGTCAGGCGCTGCAGGAACACCGGAATCTGAAGGTGCTGGTTGTTTCAACGAACGAGGGACGGGCCTATGCCGAGCAGGCCCACAAGGCGGGGGCGCGTGGGTATGTGAACAAGAACACCTCGCCTGAGGAGCTGCTCCATGCCATCAACACCATCCGGAGCGGGGGCACGTACTTCAATCCTGCCCTGAAAGAGCCCGGGCTGGCCTGA
- the vccC gene encoding Verru_Chthon cassette protein C: MTAYVNHLRARPVASCRGTEGRGFTLIELLLSVTILSVVLMTTTSMLNASLGQLRIAEARNGQFREVQAAFETMCRRLEACEINPYYDYVYANNDTNTVPTGYKLQSDLHFVSGPANAGTAPVIGSGNRTGHAVFFHGTYGLSEQKEWKGLDTLLNSWGYFLEFGSDDTLRPTFLNSSSAPVASRHRFRLKELQVPAEMMRTYALKLNTQTTRAKVQEWYTTALADSSNVHTVAENIVACVIFPMVPDGSTTSTGGTLKPEALAPAYGYDTRSYQYTSSTSGLAEVTRHRLPPLLRLTLVAVDDVSATRLQDTNGSAMPSLGLDGLFLDASKYDADIRALEDTLVGQKLNYRVFSTTVRLRNARWNGTY, from the coding sequence ATGACTGCGTACGTCAATCATCTGCGGGCACGCCCGGTTGCTTCATGTCGTGGCACTGAGGGCAGGGGATTCACCCTCATTGAGCTTCTGCTCAGCGTGACGATCCTCTCTGTGGTGCTCATGACCACGACGTCCATGCTCAATGCCTCGCTGGGCCAGTTGCGCATCGCTGAGGCGCGCAACGGCCAGTTCCGTGAAGTGCAGGCTGCCTTCGAGACCATGTGCCGGCGCCTGGAGGCCTGCGAGATCAATCCCTACTACGACTACGTCTATGCGAACAATGACACGAACACGGTCCCCACAGGATACAAGCTACAGTCAGACCTGCACTTTGTGAGCGGGCCGGCGAATGCCGGCACGGCACCGGTTATAGGAAGCGGCAACCGGACCGGGCATGCTGTGTTCTTTCATGGAACCTATGGTCTGAGCGAGCAGAAGGAGTGGAAGGGACTGGACACCCTGCTAAACAGCTGGGGATACTTTCTGGAGTTCGGCAGTGATGACACCCTCAGACCCACTTTCCTGAACAGCAGCAGTGCGCCGGTGGCATCGCGCCACCGGTTCCGGCTGAAGGAGCTGCAGGTGCCTGCGGAGATGATGAGGACCTACGCCCTCAAGCTGAATACGCAGACGACGAGGGCGAAGGTGCAGGAGTGGTACACCACGGCCCTGGCGGACAGCTCCAATGTGCATACCGTGGCGGAGAACATCGTGGCGTGCGTGATCTTCCCCATGGTGCCGGATGGCAGCACTACTTCAACGGGGGGCACGCTCAAGCCAGAAGCACTCGCACCCGCGTACGGGTATGACACGCGCAGCTACCAGTACACCTCCAGCACGTCGGGCCTGGCGGAGGTGACCCGGCACCGGCTGCCGCCGCTGCTGCGTCTCACCCTGGTGGCGGTGGATGATGTGTCCGCCACGAGGCTCCAGGACACGAACGGCTCAGCCATGCCATCTCTGGGGTTGGATGGGTTGTTCCTAGATGCCTCCAAGTACGACGCCGACATCCGCGCGCTGGAGGACACGCTGGTGGGGCAGAAGCTGAACTACCGGGTCTTCTCCACCACGGTGCGCCTCCGTAATGCCCGCTGGAACGGCACCTACTGA
- a CDS encoding RNA polymerase sigma factor gives MNTILFPSPLAENLVALTDEELMDRIVSGESQRALEELYRRHRGVLRGVITRVLGVEADSDDVLQDVFIQVWKHAGTFSSHKGKLLGWLITIARRRALDRVRQLSAYQRATSRYEAASRPEVHRLESTSVVDQEVRQNELQDVLNRLIQDLPKEQGVAVRLTFFKGLSQREIAARLSLPLGTVKTRIELAVRKLGRSYICQEAA, from the coding sequence ATGAACACCATCCTTTTCCCCTCCCCGCTGGCAGAGAATCTCGTTGCGCTGACTGATGAGGAACTTATGGACCGGATTGTCAGTGGGGAGTCTCAGCGTGCTCTGGAAGAGCTGTATCGCCGTCATCGAGGTGTGCTGCGCGGGGTGATCACGCGGGTGCTGGGCGTGGAAGCGGATTCCGATGACGTCCTGCAGGATGTCTTCATCCAGGTTTGGAAGCACGCAGGTACGTTCTCCTCCCACAAGGGTAAGCTGTTGGGGTGGCTGATTACCATTGCCCGTCGCCGTGCACTCGACCGTGTCCGGCAGCTCTCGGCCTATCAACGTGCGACCAGCCGCTATGAAGCCGCCTCGCGGCCGGAGGTGCACCGTCTGGAGTCCACCTCAGTGGTGGATCAGGAGGTGCGTCAGAACGAACTGCAAGACGTGCTTAACCGTCTGATTCAGGATCTGCCCAAGGAGCAGGGGGTGGCGGTGAGGCTCACGTTCTTCAAGGGTCTGAGCCAGCGGGAAATCGCCGCGAGACTTTCCCTGCCACTTGGCACGGTGAAAACGAGGATTGAGCTCGCCGTGCGCAAGTTGGGCCGCTCGTACATCTGCCAGGAGGCTGCGTAA
- a CDS encoding glutathione S-transferase family protein: MAQFPNEQSDDGEFERQDDAFRSKVSTDGSTPHPVARGRYHLYVSLACPWAHRTLIVRHLLGLEDAVGVTVVDPVRDERGWAFREGPGHTADPVNDFQFLSQAYTATDPGFQGRVTVPVLWDRELRQIVNNSEDDICRMFATEFREFQHTGADLFPVALAEEQKALSEFIYQNVNNGVYGAGFATTQSAYEKAFRELFAALDQLDRHLGAQRFLFGPKFVETDWRLFCTLIRFDPVYHGHFKCNLRLIQNYRHLSCYLRDLYQQPGISDTVNFDHIKRHYYITHDDINPTRIVPRGPDLAWLDEPPGRA; encoded by the coding sequence ATGGCCCAATTTCCTAACGAACAATCTGATGATGGCGAATTCGAGCGGCAGGATGATGCCTTCCGCTCCAAGGTGAGCACAGATGGCTCCACGCCCCACCCGGTGGCCCGCGGTCGCTACCACCTGTATGTCTCACTGGCCTGCCCTTGGGCGCACCGGACGCTCATCGTGAGACACCTGCTGGGGCTGGAGGACGCCGTGGGCGTCACCGTCGTGGACCCCGTACGGGATGAGCGCGGCTGGGCTTTCCGGGAGGGTCCCGGCCACACCGCCGATCCTGTGAACGACTTCCAGTTCCTTTCCCAGGCCTATACCGCCACCGATCCGGGTTTCCAGGGACGTGTCACCGTGCCCGTCCTGTGGGACCGGGAGCTCCGTCAGATCGTGAACAATTCAGAAGACGACATCTGCCGGATGTTCGCCACAGAGTTCAGGGAGTTCCAGCACACGGGGGCGGACCTTTTTCCGGTTGCCCTGGCGGAGGAGCAGAAGGCCCTGTCTGAGTTCATTTACCAAAACGTCAACAACGGCGTCTATGGCGCCGGCTTTGCCACCACCCAGAGCGCCTACGAAAAGGCCTTCCGGGAGCTGTTCGCTGCGCTCGACCAGCTTGACAGGCACCTGGGCGCACAGAGGTTCCTCTTCGGACCCAAGTTCGTGGAAACTGACTGGCGGCTCTTCTGCACCCTCATCCGCTTTGACCCCGTTTACCACGGGCACTTCAAGTGCAATCTGCGCCTCATCCAGAACTACCGCCACCTGTCTTGCTATCTCCGGGACCTGTACCAACAGCCCGGCATCTCTGACACCGTCAACTTTGATCACATCAAGCGGCACTACTACATCACTCACGACGACATCAATCCCACCCGCATCGTACCACGTGGCCCGGACCTGGCGTGGCTCGATGAGCCGCCCGGCCGCGCCTGA
- a CDS encoding YihY/virulence factor BrkB family protein, whose translation MGPLAFLSLLRTAAREWIDDDASRLSAALAYYATFSTAPLLIICISLASFVFGEQAARGQIVAEISSLAGEDAGHSIQAFILDASQNDHNGWKALLGVAVLLFGATRVFAELKGALNAIWGVVPRPGQQVLTLLRDQFLSFSMVLVIGFLLLSSLLVSTAVAAATRYFGQWVPMHPELLGWGDMGLSLVVISVLFALILKLLPDVHVGWGDVWLGAVVTAGLFNIGKHAISVYLGTTGVASSYGAAGSIVVLLLWVYYSSCILFYGAEFTKCYARKFGSGIVPKSRAMTIAASVLDEMKAQGLHLPHPAHRTPSASVNQ comes from the coding sequence ATGGGTCCTCTCGCATTTCTGTCCCTTCTTCGCACCGCAGCACGGGAGTGGATCGATGACGACGCCTCCCGTCTGAGTGCGGCCCTGGCTTACTATGCCACCTTTTCCACCGCTCCGCTCCTGATCATCTGCATCTCTCTGGCCAGCTTTGTCTTCGGCGAACAGGCGGCTCGCGGCCAGATTGTGGCAGAGATTTCCTCCCTGGCGGGGGAGGATGCCGGCCACTCCATCCAGGCGTTCATTCTGGATGCGTCGCAGAATGATCACAACGGTTGGAAGGCCCTGCTCGGAGTGGCGGTGCTGCTCTTCGGTGCCACCAGGGTGTTTGCTGAACTCAAAGGCGCACTCAATGCCATCTGGGGAGTGGTTCCGCGTCCGGGCCAGCAAGTACTGACCCTTCTGCGGGACCAGTTCCTGTCCTTCTCCATGGTCCTCGTCATTGGCTTCCTGCTGCTTTCCTCCCTGCTGGTGAGCACAGCAGTTGCGGCAGCCACACGCTACTTTGGCCAGTGGGTTCCGATGCACCCGGAACTCCTGGGCTGGGGGGACATGGGCCTGTCGCTCGTGGTCATCAGCGTGCTCTTTGCGTTGATTCTCAAACTCCTGCCAGATGTGCACGTCGGCTGGGGGGACGTGTGGCTGGGAGCTGTGGTCACTGCCGGCCTCTTCAATATTGGCAAGCACGCCATCAGCGTCTATCTCGGGACTACCGGTGTCGCTTCCAGCTATGGGGCAGCAGGGTCGATCGTCGTCCTCCTGCTCTGGGTTTACTACTCCTCCTGCATCCTGTTTTACGGTGCGGAGTTCACCAAATGCTATGCACGCAAGTTTGGTTCGGGGATTGTGCCCAAATCTCGTGCCATGACCATAGCGGCTTCCGTGCTGGATGAGATGAAGGCACAGGGCCTGCATCTCCCCCATCCCGCGCACCGGACTCCTTCAGCGTCGGTCAATCAATGA
- the vccB gene encoding Verru_Chthon cassette protein B, protein MTTRTRHPQARSAAGATLVEVVITIGILVTVMVPLVGLLSASIETSGRAASTTVSARIASRLIGEVQQADWSLLQNWQEKDTYLDDQGMELTTGSPQEKCVYTARVRLSSAAGVTLGTVAGLPANTWQRQVVVMVASRPGGQGKMALDQAEAALDNGKSLPGSVRVSRSLLVNLEKTL, encoded by the coding sequence ATGACCACAAGAACACGTCACCCCCAAGCCCGATCTGCCGCCGGTGCGACGCTGGTGGAGGTAGTGATCACCATTGGCATCCTCGTCACGGTCATGGTGCCGCTGGTGGGGTTGCTTTCCGCCTCCATCGAAACCAGCGGACGGGCTGCCAGTACCACTGTGTCCGCCCGGATCGCCTCGCGTCTCATTGGTGAAGTGCAACAGGCCGACTGGTCCCTCCTCCAGAACTGGCAGGAGAAGGATACCTACCTGGACGATCAAGGGATGGAACTGACGACGGGATCACCCCAGGAGAAGTGCGTGTACACTGCACGGGTGCGGCTGAGCTCCGCCGCGGGCGTGACGCTGGGAACCGTGGCGGGGCTGCCAGCAAACACCTGGCAGAGACAGGTGGTGGTGATGGTGGCATCCCGCCCGGGAGGCCAGGGCAAAATGGCGCTGGATCAGGCGGAGGCAGCGCTGGACAACGGAAAGTCTCTTCCGGGCAGCGTGCGGGTGAGCCGCAGCTTGTTGGTCAATCTTGAAAAGACCCTGTAA
- the vccA gene encoding Verru_Chthon cassette protein A, with product MKVSSSLHFARRGASGTALLPALLIVGMVTLVVVLFFNMSTVQLRSSSSHAAVHDLNTLQDMAVNAAIGQMRQGTTETNALWISQPGAIRTYGKSTGTASRIYKLYSAQEMVVSAAGLTDGSALNLESDVPSTWDTLPGVYADLNEPAPDVAGNLMFPIVDPRAMDMATPSYPGSTTPEGFSYDSKLAVSKSTINGVRAPGGTASSQRLPMPVRWVYVLQDGSLGVMSQSASPKFVPFSGQKAVSTSNPIVGRLAFWTDDESGKVNINTASEGMFWDTPRCVTSRELEFAKSPPVRNEVQRFGGHPATTCLSTIFYPGERLLPSNSASAAKLQNLYAVTPRVNANAGLLTSSTSPVDFDTDRLYASVDEFLLDDPSDTTSTAQSFSTRMMQGVLGGNADRLKKLRFLLTAESRAPETTAAGFPRVSIWPVSYRPEPANNKRTSFDNVSAFASTLGNHPYHFRRSSAASNMDDFSNYYNAESTDSFGYGMIHNNSLAQYLIELAKLPNQGYSKSFAQKYDDRTGSPSSSPYNVGSGIVSMLEYIRGTNANDSTHSTKSVTPRVPVDAYSQASANWIGTDTLGQVAAVDMTYYSAPLNTDNKILKRNTNDDGNDRVWTTGIGREFTVSEFGLVFILAAENPSSSTAAKTNPDLVTLLNLQPGQKAIQVGIVAEGFCAGQGYTMIAPSTSFNVSSLENLRITTTGFGTRGPGGAVITPPLVQKDGDGDVSTGYRSLWGTLLHNVSHLQYLSKIKPVETPLAGRNTTGDWWAGWGGSGGYWMYADSNANGGSDATAVADLDVASDSLTSPAMYSRGYFLVPSAATSMTVSSVRTTSLAERCLEIRVGNQRNGDYSSRRLLAEVPANMVVPVPTKPLELAYTFSKRYKNAREYSGNRFAKPELIDASDVVRTWVVRHGDYRLAYQRLREGAGANGVDASKRLFVPHPAWDPVNIGSSQLAASQLKGQIHSFVKAGGKPHKTGKAGTLFLPGVEYSPTWGDGTTEAKLVPDADYNNLTATTSDYRPDFPVNGNSTVFRANIPSNYPYTVKPWETRDWDNGTGIAPDGAYWNKPDDGARVYDGTIPPYFSQNPWDGVNVNSRPANQTTAPNQLLPSAVMFGSLPSAPSTGIQWTTYLFRPDITSGGHLGAKDHSTKGAMAGAPPDHALLDWFWMPVVQPYPISEPFSTAGKVNLNYRIVPFTNIKRATGLHAVFKSEEMLAIPTSAGKTYKDYTKISLNSNWRHYIDADKTLLQWESQFDAGQYFMNAGEVCEQFLVPKDDGVGGSTGSAIRSAMSSYWGTRQLTGDNTMERPYANIYPRVTTRSNTYRVHFLVQTITKARSSEADTFDPDKDLVTGEKQGDALVERAIDPNDAALKKTEYDYIGKAVAGSLSTAKSLDSLYTWRIRHVRRFTR from the coding sequence ATGAAAGTTTCCTCTTCCCTGCATTTCGCCCGCCGTGGTGCCAGTGGCACCGCGTTGCTGCCTGCGCTGCTCATCGTCGGCATGGTCACGCTGGTGGTGGTGCTGTTCTTTAACATGTCCACGGTGCAGCTGCGGTCATCCTCCAGCCACGCGGCGGTGCATGATCTGAACACGCTTCAGGACATGGCGGTGAATGCCGCCATCGGCCAGATGCGACAGGGGACCACGGAAACCAATGCGCTCTGGATTTCCCAACCAGGGGCCATCCGCACCTATGGCAAAAGCACAGGCACGGCCTCCCGCATCTACAAGCTCTACAGCGCCCAGGAGATGGTGGTGTCTGCGGCTGGTCTCACCGATGGCTCGGCGTTGAACCTGGAATCCGATGTGCCCTCCACCTGGGACACTCTGCCGGGCGTCTATGCCGATCTCAATGAGCCGGCGCCGGATGTCGCTGGCAACCTGATGTTTCCCATCGTGGATCCCCGGGCGATGGACATGGCCACCCCGTCCTATCCTGGAAGCACGACACCGGAGGGTTTTTCCTATGACTCGAAGCTGGCGGTGAGCAAGAGTACCATCAACGGAGTCCGTGCTCCTGGCGGCACCGCGTCCTCCCAGCGTCTGCCCATGCCGGTGCGCTGGGTCTATGTGCTGCAAGACGGCAGCCTCGGGGTGATGAGCCAGTCCGCGAGCCCGAAGTTTGTCCCCTTCAGCGGGCAGAAGGCCGTGAGCACCTCCAATCCCATCGTGGGGCGCCTGGCCTTTTGGACGGATGATGAATCGGGGAAGGTGAACATCAACACCGCCTCAGAAGGCATGTTCTGGGACACCCCACGGTGCGTGACGAGCCGGGAGCTGGAGTTCGCCAAGAGTCCGCCGGTGCGCAATGAGGTGCAGCGTTTTGGCGGGCACCCGGCCACCACGTGTTTGAGCACCATCTTCTACCCGGGCGAGCGGCTGCTGCCGTCCAACTCCGCTTCTGCGGCCAAGCTTCAGAACCTTTATGCGGTGACGCCCCGGGTGAATGCCAATGCGGGTCTGCTGACCTCCAGCACCAGCCCGGTGGATTTTGACACGGACCGCCTCTATGCCTCGGTGGATGAGTTCCTGCTGGATGACCCCTCGGATACGACGAGCACGGCGCAGAGCTTCAGCACCCGGATGATGCAGGGGGTGCTGGGAGGCAATGCGGACAGGCTCAAGAAGCTGCGCTTCCTGCTGACGGCTGAAAGCCGCGCTCCGGAGACCACTGCCGCCGGGTTCCCCAGGGTGTCGATCTGGCCGGTGAGTTATCGGCCGGAACCGGCCAACAACAAACGGACCTCTTTCGACAACGTCTCAGCATTTGCCAGCACGTTGGGCAACCATCCCTACCACTTCCGCCGCAGCAGTGCGGCGTCGAACATGGATGACTTCTCGAACTACTACAATGCTGAGAGCACGGACTCCTTTGGCTATGGCATGATTCACAACAACTCGCTGGCACAGTATCTCATCGAACTGGCCAAGCTCCCCAATCAGGGGTATTCAAAGTCATTCGCCCAGAAGTACGACGACCGGACTGGTTCCCCCTCCAGCAGCCCCTACAATGTGGGGTCCGGGATCGTCTCCATGCTGGAGTACATCCGCGGGACCAACGCCAATGATTCCACCCACTCCACCAAGAGTGTGACACCACGGGTGCCGGTGGACGCCTATTCCCAGGCCTCGGCCAACTGGATCGGCACCGATACGCTGGGGCAGGTGGCCGCGGTGGACATGACCTACTACAGCGCACCGCTCAATACCGACAACAAAATCCTCAAACGCAACACCAATGACGATGGCAATGACCGCGTCTGGACGACCGGAATCGGTCGCGAGTTCACGGTGTCGGAGTTCGGTCTGGTTTTCATTCTCGCTGCGGAGAATCCCTCCAGTTCGACGGCTGCCAAGACCAACCCGGATCTTGTGACGCTCTTGAACCTGCAGCCGGGGCAGAAGGCCATCCAGGTGGGCATTGTGGCTGAAGGCTTCTGCGCCGGGCAGGGCTATACAATGATTGCTCCCAGCACCTCGTTCAATGTCTCCTCCCTGGAGAACCTCCGCATCACGACCACGGGCTTCGGCACCCGTGGTCCCGGTGGAGCTGTCATCACGCCGCCGCTCGTGCAGAAGGACGGGGACGGGGACGTGTCCACCGGCTATCGCAGCCTGTGGGGCACGCTGCTGCACAATGTGTCCCACCTGCAGTATCTCAGCAAAATCAAACCCGTGGAAACGCCGCTTGCGGGCCGGAACACCACAGGGGACTGGTGGGCGGGCTGGGGCGGGTCGGGTGGCTACTGGATGTACGCGGACAGCAACGCCAATGGCGGATCCGATGCGACTGCGGTGGCAGATCTGGACGTGGCCTCTGACAGTCTGACCTCCCCGGCCATGTACAGCCGGGGCTATTTCCTCGTGCCCTCTGCGGCCACCTCCATGACGGTGTCCAGCGTGCGCACCACGTCCCTGGCGGAGCGGTGTCTGGAGATCAGGGTGGGCAACCAGCGGAACGGAGACTACTCCAGCCGGCGGCTGCTGGCTGAGGTGCCTGCCAACATGGTGGTGCCAGTGCCCACAAAACCGCTGGAGCTGGCGTACACCTTCAGCAAGCGGTACAAGAATGCGCGGGAGTACAGTGGCAACCGCTTTGCCAAGCCGGAACTCATCGACGCAAGCGACGTGGTCCGCACCTGGGTGGTGCGGCATGGAGACTATCGCCTGGCCTACCAGCGGTTGCGTGAAGGGGCGGGGGCGAATGGGGTGGATGCCAGCAAGCGGCTTTTTGTGCCGCACCCAGCGTGGGATCCAGTCAACATCGGCTCCTCCCAGCTCGCCGCGTCTCAGCTGAAGGGGCAGATTCATTCGTTTGTGAAAGCAGGTGGCAAACCTCACAAGACGGGCAAGGCCGGAACCCTTTTCCTCCCGGGCGTGGAGTACTCTCCCACGTGGGGAGACGGTACCACAGAAGCCAAGCTGGTGCCGGATGCGGACTACAACAACCTCACCGCCACCACGAGCGACTACCGTCCGGATTTCCCGGTGAACGGAAACTCGACCGTGTTCCGGGCGAATATTCCCTCGAACTACCCCTACACCGTCAAACCTTGGGAGACCCGTGACTGGGACAATGGCACAGGCATCGCCCCGGATGGCGCCTACTGGAACAAGCCGGATGACGGGGCCCGCGTGTATGACGGCACGATTCCTCCGTACTTCAGCCAGAATCCATGGGATGGGGTCAACGTCAACAGCCGTCCGGCCAACCAGACCACGGCCCCCAACCAGCTCCTCCCGTCAGCGGTGATGTTTGGCTCTCTGCCATCGGCACCGTCCACCGGCATCCAGTGGACCACCTATCTCTTCCGGCCCGACATCACCTCTGGCGGGCACCTGGGAGCGAAGGATCACAGCACCAAGGGAGCGATGGCCGGTGCTCCGCCAGATCATGCGCTGCTGGACTGGTTCTGGATGCCAGTGGTGCAGCCCTATCCGATCAGCGAACCGTTCTCGACCGCGGGCAAGGTGAACCTCAACTACCGCATTGTTCCCTTCACCAACATCAAGCGGGCCACCGGGTTGCACGCAGTGTTCAAGTCCGAGGAGATGCTGGCCATCCCCACGAGTGCGGGCAAGACTTACAAGGACTACACCAAGATCTCGCTGAACAGCAACTGGCGGCACTACATCGATGCCGACAAGACGCTCCTCCAGTGGGAGAGCCAGTTTGATGCCGGTCAGTACTTCATGAACGCAGGGGAAGTCTGCGAGCAGTTCCTGGTGCCCAAGGATGATGGGGTGGGCGGCAGCACCGGCAGCGCCATCCGCTCGGCCATGTCGAGCTACTGGGGCACGCGTCAGCTCACGGGGGACAACACGATGGAGCGGCCGTATGCCAACATCTACCCACGGGTCACCACCCGCTCCAACACCTACCGGGTGCACTTCCTCGTTCAGACCATCACGAAGGCGCGCTCCAGTGAGGCGGACACCTTCGATCCCGACAAGGATCTGGTCACTGGGGAGAAACAGGGGGATGCGCTGGTCGAACGGGCTATCGACCCCAACGATGCCGCGCTTAAGAAGACCGAATACGACTACATCGGCAAGGCGGTGGCGGGCAGCCTGAGCACCGCCAAGTCCCTGGACTCCCTCTACACCTGGCGCATCCGGCATGTGCGTCGCTTTACCCGATAG
- the vccD gene encoding Verru_Chthon cassette protein D has protein sequence MNSRQAAMLSCFRDRQLRAFTLVELLIVVSVMGLMLAMAGTGAGSLMTTLRMKEAVQTVGNAMDHARQVAMTSNREVVFRIYKVSNDMGEESWRTVEYGTVDVVINPDDAGYKDPTAADYEPPFNPSGAPETLPEGLVFHPSATYSTLLSENQADLVKGTETATSGATRSYVSFRFLPDGRCSLGASQKWTLTLVKEAEVSGGGLPANFATMQLEPATARVRFFRP, from the coding sequence GTGAACTCCCGTCAAGCTGCCATGCTCAGTTGTTTCCGCGACCGCCAGTTGCGTGCCTTCACACTGGTGGAACTGCTCATCGTCGTTTCCGTGATGGGGCTCATGCTGGCCATGGCGGGTACGGGGGCCGGCAGTCTCATGACCACGCTGCGGATGAAGGAGGCGGTGCAGACCGTTGGAAATGCCATGGATCACGCACGTCAGGTGGCCATGACCTCGAATCGTGAGGTGGTGTTTCGTATCTACAAAGTAAGCAATGACATGGGCGAGGAGTCCTGGCGTACTGTGGAGTACGGGACGGTGGATGTGGTGATCAATCCGGATGATGCTGGTTACAAAGATCCCACTGCGGCCGACTATGAGCCGCCGTTCAACCCGAGCGGGGCCCCGGAGACGTTGCCGGAGGGCCTGGTCTTCCACCCCTCGGCAACGTATTCCACGTTGCTTTCCGAGAACCAGGCGGATCTCGTGAAGGGGACGGAGACGGCCACCAGTGGCGCGACGCGGAGCTACGTGAGCTTCCGGTTCCTGCCGGATGGCCGTTGCAGCCTGGGTGCCTCCCAGAAATGGACGCTCACCCTCGTGAAAGAAGCTGAAGTCAGCGGGGGCGGTTTGCCTGCCAACTTTGCCACCATGCAGCTGGAGCCTGCCACCGCCCGGGTGCGTTTCTTCAGGCCCTGA